Within candidate division WOR-3 bacterium, the genomic segment AATATTGCATTATATTCAGTTATCAACTCAGCCAGATTAATATCCTTACCCACCTCAATATTGGTCTTTATTTCAAATCCCGCCTTTTTAAGCAATTCAATCTCTTCGTCAACAATTGCACGGGGAAGACGGAATTCCGGGATGTACATACTCAACACTCCACCAGGATATTTTTCTTTCTCAAATACCAACACCTGATAACCCTTTCTGCCCAGTTCATAGGCGGCAGTCAAACCGCAAGGACCCGCACCGATTATCGCAATCTTTTCCTTTCTCTTTTTTATCGGGGCTGATGGTTCTTCAGTTTCAACTGCATGCTTGAGGTAACCAATCGCTATTGGTTCATCAATACCCCTTCTGGTACAATTATCCTCACAAGGCGCCGGGCAGATCATTCCAAGAATTTTGAAAAACGGAACGAATGGATATTTGTTTTTATTGCTCACAATCAGATTGATATAATACCAGGGTGCAATACCTGCAGGACAGTTTTTCTCACAGGGCGGTGCATAAAATGTTTCACCACGATATGCATCATAGATATTAAAAAGCCAGAACAGAATCCAGGAACCGAGTAATAGCCAGAAACCAATTGTGAGTTTAATCCAGAGAATCTTTGTCACCAGGATTGAACCATAAAAGAAGATTATAAACATTATACCAGTCAGAATACGCTTGGAATATATCTGACCGCCACCAACGATAAATATTGAGATAATTGCTGAAATTAATTTATTATTATTTCGTTCCATAGGTTATCGCCTTTGTTGGACACTTTTTTACACAATCAAGACATCTGATACAATCAATATTGTATTGAGAAGTATGTATTGGTACATCCATCGGACAGACTGCCTTACACGAATCACAATCAATACATTTTGTTTTATTGACCTGTAATCGAAATAGGCTGAACCTGTTGAATATTGAATATATGGCACCAACCGGACAAAAGGTCCTGCAGAAAAATCTTTTAATATATATAGAGAACTGTATCACAAGGACAAGTATCGCCATCTTTATCCAGAATAGCCAGCCCACAAGCGCCTTGATATCGCCGGTTTTATCAGCCATTACAAGCGGAATTCCTGCCTCAATTATTCCTGCAGGGCACATTTTGCAGAACCAGGGTTCACCACTGATCCAGGCAATAATTCCTGCAACAATCACCAGGACCCCATATTTTAAATAACTAAAGGCTTTTGGCAGGCGCATCTTGAATGTTTTTAACTTGTAAAGCAAATCCTGGAACAATCCAAAAGGACATAGCCAGCCACACGCCATTCTTCCAACCAATGTGCCCACCGCTCCGAAAAAGCTGGCGATATAGAATGGGATTAAATGGAGATTGAAAAAGTGCTGTAACCCACCGATTGGGCAGGAAAAAAGTGATAGAGGACATCCCCAGCAATTCAATATGGGCACACAGCCCTGTTTTAATGGTCCCTGATATATTCCGCCCTGCCATATTGCCGGATAATTACCCAGGGTGATCGCTGAGGCAATAAACTGGATAACTCGCTTTAACTTCATTGTTGCAACCCCATACAGGAAAGGCACATCACCGATGCCACACTCTCGGTCTCGGTAAAGTCACCAACCTTGCCGCCATAAATTATTCCCGCAATAAAAACGACAAGCAAAACAATAATCAAAATAAACCGTTTCATATCACCCCCTATCTATTAAATCCCAAAACCCAAGCACCAATTACCAAACAATCTCTAAATCCTAATTGTTAAAAACATTCTGTTCTTAAAAACTGAATTCTGCTTTATGACAAGGATTTTGAATTTGGAATGTGGGAATTGGATATTCTTTTTATTCATCAAAAGATGCTGGTCAAAACTGCCTTTACACCGCGGAATGGTTCTTCAAACCTGCACACCCCACCGGAGCAGACAAGTCCACCTTTTTCACCACCGATTCTTAATCTCAAATTATGCCTTGTCGTCAAATCAAGGCTCAACTCCAGCATAGGCCAGAATGTTTCTTCACCTAATTTTTCTATTAGCCATGTAGGAACGCGATCTCTCTTTTCGGCGCGCAGGGTTAAAACAAACCTTTCTGGTTTACCAATGGATATTGATGCTGCCCTATCTGTATAATCACTTGTATCACTCGTCACCATTGTCTGCTCAAGTCCGGCCTCAACAAAGAATGTGCCAAAATCATACTGTAATTCAAGATACGGCTTGGTCTCGGTTTTTTTCTGAACCGGCAATTCGATCTTTTGTTTGATTATATGGTCGACCCCGAAACTAATTTCTGACAATTCAGTGGGATGGGTTATTGCCTTTGCTCCTTGTTCTAATACGCCACCCATATTTTCTTTTAGATAAAAGAGCTCTTCAAATCTGCTTAAATTCTTATTGTGGGTTGAAACCTTATTGTTATCAATCTCAACCGATAAAAAATCAAATGGTGATGCGACAATGGCTACACCATAACCAACCTCGTCAACACCCCGGTTTACTGATATACCAGATTTAATCGGTGTGGGTGGCTCGTTATAACGATATTCTGCGCCACCAAAACCAAGGTCTTTATAATCAATATACTGGAGTGAGATACCAAATCCTGATAAGGACAATCCAGTAGTAAATAGATATCCATCACCCTTTAATCTACCACCCACCTTTGGAATAGTTCCCAGGTGCTGGGCGTATTCAAAATAATTTTCCCAGGGTCCGAGTTTCAAATTGATATTGCCACCGAATAATTCAGTGAATGCCTTGGGCGTTAAGTCGTTCGTTTTATGAATCCTTACATACCTACCACCGATACTCGTGTTCAATCCCCAGGGGTTATTAAAGTTTAAGATCCTTGTCTCCAGATTTGCACCACGAACTTTATCGGTAGTATCATTCTTTATTGTATATTGCAGTTCTTCAAAAAAGATGTTCCGTGGTTTGCCGGTTATTAGAGTCAGCTGGCTTTTAAACCCATTCAATTCTGCCTTTAAACCATATAGCGAATTATCGTTGTTAAAATCTTCGTCAAGAAATTGATTTAAACATAGACCCCTGCCGAATGTCATGTAATATCTACCATACATGATATTTACCGGGTCTTTTTTATACTGGGCGGCATAATCAATATAATAAAGTTTATCAAGTGAATGCAAAGAAGGGTCCCAGAAGAAAAATATCCCACGCAGGGTTATATCTTTGTAATCGAGTGATAGTTTCAATTTTTCGGTTATATGGTCTTTATAATTTGCCGAATCAAGCCTTGAATCAACAAAGAGCCAGTATTCAGCACGGTTGGAACCAGTAATACGAAGATCCTGGGCAAAACTGCTGGGGGAAGTAATAGATATTAGTAAAATAAAAATTACCAGCGTCCCAACCCTAACCTTTAAACTACCTTCTTTTTTGAAATTTGATATTTGGAATTTGTCAATTATCATCTGTGTGGATTTCATAACTTTACTCATGACATTTGCCTTTACAATCACCCTTGCAGTTTTTACCCGCAAGACAGCGGACTTTCTCAACAATTATCTCTTCGTCGCCCGGCTTGTATCCTTGATGTACAAATACGATTTTCTTTTCCTGGTTAATAATAAAACTCGTGGGCATTGCCTGAACATTGTAAAGGTCGCGCATTATATTATCTGGATCAAGGACAACCACATATTTCCATTTATGGCTCAATGCAAATGGCTTTACCTTTGGAACTGCCCTTGCCTTATCCTGACTGATTGCCAGCATCTGCAATCCAAGGGAATCAAATTCATCATAATATGGTTTAAGTGCATCAAGCTCTTTTATACACATCTTACACCATAATGCCCAGAAACTCATAAAGACCGGTCCCTTCTTCAGCAAAGAATCAAGGCAGACAGTATTACCATCCACATCCTGTAAGGTAAAATCAGGTGCATTGGGTAATTCTTTTTCCTGGGCATGTGCAAAGACAAAAACAAATAAAATACACAAAGCAATCCACGGGCGATACTGCAAATCCCGATTTCTTTTTCGGGATGATACTGCAAACGAAGTGATACTGCGATTATCTTGTTTCATTTTGCCTCCTCAAATTTTGTTGATATTGTTTGCATTATTTCTTTTGTATCCATATTTTGAATAAAAACGGTTGCCCGCAATTTTGAAGCAGGGATGTTATGGTTGAATTCAAAGTGCTGGGTAAGGCTGTCCGGATACTCAAGGTCTACAGGAAATTCGTATAATGCCCGACATACCCGATAAAGTGTTGTGTAGGCACCCGGCAGGCTGTCTTCAGTAACGGCAATAAATCCCTTTATCTGCCCCTGTGGGATTGTATCTGCGGCCACTATCTTTAAATTAAAAAAGGCATTAGATGGCTCGGTAAATGCACTGTCAATGCTGAGGTTATAATAAGGTATCTTTGTCCGTGCGATTTGGTAATGTTCCCTGTAAACACCAGCATATTTTTCTGGCATCGGTTCGAATACTGCATCATCTCCATCAAAGACGACAAAGGGGACATTAAATCCGGTATTATAAAAATCCTTACGCTCTTGTGCCTTTGGTATCGTATATGGTCCGTGAATATGATAACAGACAACGACCAAGGTATCTCCTGTATTATTCGCCACGCTATCAATCAATGCCCGCTCCGCGAGCATACAGAAACCTCAGGCATCCTCAGTAAACAACTCAGCCAGCACTGTCCTGCTTGTAGGTTCAGGAAATTTAACCTTTGGTGCATCAGAACAAAAAACAAATAATAATGGAATTAGGATTAGTTTTTTCATAGTTTGAAATTATACACAAAAACCCCAATAAGTCAATATTTTAAGAAAGACCCATTATTCTGCCCTGCTCATCAATATCAATCTTTATTGCATTGGGATTTTTTGCCAGACCAGGCATAAGATTTATCTCACCGGCAAGGGGAACCAAAAAACCTGCACCCGATGAAACCTTTATTTCAGTTATTGTTATTTTAAATTTCTCGGGTACACCGTATAACTTCGGGTCGTCACTCAATGATCGATTAGTCTTGGCAATACAAACCGGCAATTTATCAAAACCAAGTTTCTCCAGCCGCTTTATATCCTTTTCTGCCTTCGGAGTATATATTACTTTTTCTGCACCATAAATTTGAAAAGCAACCTTTTCTATTTTCCTTTCTATAGGATCTTCTAAATCATACAAATAAGTTTGAGCGGCTTGAAAATTTTCGGACGCCTTCATTACTTCCATTGCAAGTTCTACGGCGCCTTCGCTTCCTTTAGTAAATACTTCTATTTCAACACAGGGTGTGCTGTTTTCGTAACAAAAAGATTTTACAATTTCAATTTCTTCTGGTGTATCATCAGCAAAAATATTTAAACCAACAACTACAGGTATATTAAATTTTCTTATATTTTCAATATGTTTCTTCAAATTTGGTAATCCTTTTTTTAGATGCTCAATCGTTCCTGTTTTTAGATTTTTTTCATCTGCGCCACCATGCAATTTTAAAGCCCTGATTGTCGCTACTACGACTCCAGCGTTAACCCTAAGACCACCGACCCTGCATACAATATTAAAAAACTTTTCTGCGCCAAGGTCCGTACCAAAACCAGCCTCGGTAACAACATAGTCACAGAGTTTAAGCGCGATTTTCATTGAAATTAAACTGCAGGTCCCATAGGCGATATTGGCGAAAGGCCCAATGTGGATAAAGGCAGGTGTGTGTTCAATAGTTTGAACCAGATTCGGTTTTATCGCATCCTTTAATAAAACTGTCATTGCGCCGCAGACGCCAAGTTGCTCAGCAAAAACAGGATTTCCAGCCATATCAAATGCCACAAGTATTTTGCATAGTCTCTCTTTTAATTCCTTGATTGAAGTTGATAATCCAAGTATCGCCATCACTTCACTTGCCGCGGTTATTATAAATCCATCTTCCCTTGCCGGTCCGTTTGCCTTTCCACCCAGTCCTACAACTATATTTCTTAAAGCACGGTCATTCATATCCATTGTTCTTGGAAAAAGAATTTCTCGCTCATCTATCTGGAGTTGATTTCCAAAATGTATATGATTATCCAGCACAGCAGAGAGAAGATTGTGAGCAGAAGATACCGAATGGATATCACCGGTAAAATGGAGATTTATATCTTCCATTGGTAAGACCTGGGCATAACCGCCGCCTGCTGCACCACCTTTTATTCCAAAAACCGGTCCTAAAGAAGGTTCACGCAGGGTGACGATTGAACTTTTACCCAAACGATTGATTGCCATACTCAATCCGATTGCTGCGGTTGTCTTACCTTCGCCGTAAGCTGTAGGTGTAATTGCACTTACCAAAATTAATTTGCCATCAGGGTTGTCTTTTATCTGCTCAAAAAATTTTAAGGAAATCTTCGCTTTATAATGTCCAAAAGGCAAAACAAGTTCATCCGGGATATTCAATTTCTTCGTTATCTCTGAAATATGCAATAGTTTTGTCTTACGTGCAATCTCAATGTCTGATTCCATCAATCCTCTTTTGGTGCATAATGAGAGAATTGCATTGTATAAATTCCTCTACCCTGGGTTACGGACCTTAAATCGGTTGCATAACCAAATGATTTTGCGAGGGTAAGTGTGGCGGTGATGATTTTTTCTTTTTTGTTTGTCTCAATATTTAATATCTGAGCCTTACGAGAATTAAGGTCATTAAGCACATCACCAAGATAATCTTCAGGAACTACTATTTCCAGGGACATTACCGGTTCAAGTAAAATAGGTTTTCCATTCATAAATGCCTCACGCATTGCAAGTTGCGCAGCAACCTGGAATGAAAGTTCAGATGAATCAACTGGATGGTATGAGCCATCAATGATATTCACCTCAATATTTACAATCGGATAGCCCATATAAATCCCCGTCTCACATTGTTCTTTTATGCCCTTTTCAATAGCAGGAATGAATTGTTTTGGAATGGTGCCTTCTTTGATCTTATTATTAATAACAATCCCCTCTTTATTCAATGGACTTAACTGGAGTTTTACTACACCATATTGACCCTTACCGCCGGTCTGTTTTATAAATCTTCCTTCAGCGATTGCAGGTTGGGTTATTGTCTCACGGTAAGAGACCTGCGGTTTGCTCACATAGCAATCAACCCCATACTCCCTTTTTAACCTATCAGTAATTATATCAAGATGGAGTTCTCCCATTCCTGATATTATGCGCTGTCCTGTCTCCTCATCAATCTTTACCCTGAATGTAGGGTCTTCCACCTGCAGATACTTAAGGGCATTATCAAGTTTTTCATCATCCATTTTTGTTTTCGGCTCCAGGGAAACAAATATCACAGGTTCAGGAAACTGTATTGGTTCGAAGGTAATAGGATGTTTTGGATCACACAATGTATAACCAGTTTTTGATTCACGAATGCCGGTGATAACGCCGATCTCCCCTACACCCAATTGCTGAACTTCATCTCTTTTATTTGCATGCATTAGATACATTCTACCAATTCTATCAACCCGATCCGGTGGAAATACTTTGACTTTGTCACCCGTATTTATTGTCCCTGAATATACACGAATGTAATATAGCAGTCCGAGATGCGGGTCGGTCTGGGTCTTAAAGAGAAGTGCCGAAAATGGTGCATCAATTGATGGCTCCCTGGTCTCCCATTTCCCGGTCTCTGGATTTTCACCTTTTACTGGTGGTAAATCAACGGGCGAAGGAAGATAATCAAGGACTGCATCTATCAGGGGTTGTACGCCACGATTACGCAGGGCACTACCGCATAAAACTGGAAAGAAATGTAGATTCAATATTCCCTTTCTTAAAACTTCCTTTATTTTTTCTATACTTATTGGAATATCGGAGAAGTAACTTTCAAATAGGTCTTCATCATATTCTGCGAGTATTTCCAGCAATTCGGTGCGTAATTGTTTTATCTCCTCCTGATATTCCTGTGGAACTGATTCACTGTGATAATGTATGCCTTCCTCATCGTCCCAATAGATTGCCTTCTGTTCAATTATATCAATCACACCTTTAAATCTATCTTCAGCACCTATTGGAATCTGGAGAATAACGGGTTTAAGGGAAAGTTTATCTTTCATTTGTTTAATTACCCGATAAAAATCTGCACCAAGCCGGTCCATTTTATTGACAAAGGCAATTCTCGGCACCCGATATCGGTCTGCTTGGCGCCAGACAGTCTCACTCTGGGGCTGGACTCCACCGACTGCACAAAATATCGCAATCAGACCATCAAGGACTTTCATTGACCTTTCAACTTCTATTGTGAAATCAACATGACCCGGTGTATCAATGATATTTATCCTGTGGTTCTTCCAGTAAACTGTTGTTGCGGCTGCAGTTATTGTAATCCCCCTTTCTCTCTCCTGGGGCATCCAGTCCATTGTTGCTGACCCTTCATCAACCTCACCAATCTTTCTTATCTTTCCTGTATAAAATAATATTCTTTCTGTTGTCGTAGTTTTGCCTGCATCAATATGGGCAGCAAGTCC encodes:
- a CDS encoding 4Fe-4S binding protein: MKLKRVIQFIASAITLGNYPAIWQGGIYQGPLKQGCVPILNCWGCPLSLFSCPIGGLQHFFNLHLIPFYIASFFGAVGTLVGRMACGWLCPFGLFQDLLYKLKTFKMRLPKAFSYLKYGVLVIVAGIIAWISGEPWFCKMCPAGIIEAGIPLVMADKTGDIKALVGWLFWIKMAILVLVIQFSIYIKRFFCRTFCPVGAIYSIFNRFSLFRLQVNKTKCIDCDSCKAVCPMDVPIHTSQYNIDCIRCLDCVKKCPTKAITYGTK
- a CDS encoding DUF6029 family protein — translated: MKSTQMIIDKFQISNFKKEGSLKVRVGTLVIFILLISITSPSSFAQDLRITGSNRAEYWLFVDSRLDSANYKDHITEKLKLSLDYKDITLRGIFFFWDPSLHSLDKLYYIDYAAQYKKDPVNIMYGRYYMTFGRGLCLNQFLDEDFNNDNSLYGLKAELNGFKSQLTLITGKPRNIFFEELQYTIKNDTTDKVRGANLETRILNFNNPWGLNTSIGGRYVRIHKTNDLTPKAFTELFGGNINLKLGPWENYFEYAQHLGTIPKVGGRLKGDGYLFTTGLSLSGFGISLQYIDYKDLGFGGAEYRYNEPPTPIKSGISVNRGVDEVGYGVAIVASPFDFLSVEIDNNKVSTHNKNLSRFEELFYLKENMGGVLEQGAKAITHPTELSEISFGVDHIIKQKIELPVQKKTETKPYLELQYDFGTFFVEAGLEQTMVTSDTSDYTDRAASISIGKPERFVLTLRAEKRDRVPTWLIEKLGEETFWPMLELSLDLTTRHNLRLRIGGEKGGLVCSGGVCRFEEPFRGVKAVLTSIF
- a CDS encoding TlpA disulfide reductase family protein — protein: MKQDNRSITSFAVSSRKRNRDLQYRPWIALCILFVFVFAHAQEKELPNAPDFTLQDVDGNTVCLDSLLKKGPVFMSFWALWCKMCIKELDALKPYYDEFDSLGLQMLAISQDKARAVPKVKPFALSHKWKYVVVLDPDNIMRDLYNVQAMPTSFIINQEKKIVFVHQGYKPGDEEIIVEKVRCLAGKNCKGDCKGKCHE
- a CDS encoding formate--tetrahydrofolate ligase, whose product is MESDIEIARKTKLLHISEITKKLNIPDELVLPFGHYKAKISLKFFEQIKDNPDGKLILVSAITPTAYGEGKTTAAIGLSMAINRLGKSSIVTLREPSLGPVFGIKGGAAGGGYAQVLPMEDINLHFTGDIHSVSSAHNLLSAVLDNHIHFGNQLQIDEREILFPRTMDMNDRALRNIVVGLGGKANGPAREDGFIITAASEVMAILGLSTSIKELKERLCKILVAFDMAGNPVFAEQLGVCGAMTVLLKDAIKPNLVQTIEHTPAFIHIGPFANIAYGTCSLISMKIALKLCDYVVTEAGFGTDLGAEKFFNIVCRVGGLRVNAGVVVATIRALKLHGGADEKNLKTGTIEHLKKGLPNLKKHIENIRKFNIPVVVGLNIFADDTPEEIEIVKSFCYENSTPCVEIEVFTKGSEGAVELAMEVMKASENFQAAQTYLYDLEDPIERKIEKVAFQIYGAEKVIYTPKAEKDIKRLEKLGFDKLPVCIAKTNRSLSDDPKLYGVPEKFKITITEIKVSSGAGFLVPLAGEINLMPGLAKNPNAIKIDIDEQGRIMGLS
- the fusA gene encoding elongation factor G, translating into MQDLKLIRNIGLAAHIDAGKTTTTERILFYTGKIRKIGEVDEGSATMDWMPQERERGITITAAATTVYWKNHRINIIDTPGHVDFTIEVERSMKVLDGLIAIFCAVGGVQPQSETVWRQADRYRVPRIAFVNKMDRLGADFYRVIKQMKDKLSLKPVILQIPIGAEDRFKGVIDIIEQKAIYWDDEEGIHYHSESVPQEYQEEIKQLRTELLEILAEYDEDLFESYFSDIPISIEKIKEVLRKGILNLHFFPVLCGSALRNRGVQPLIDAVLDYLPSPVDLPPVKGENPETGKWETREPSIDAPFSALLFKTQTDPHLGLLYYIRVYSGTINTGDKVKVFPPDRVDRIGRMYLMHANKRDEVQQLGVGEIGVITGIRESKTGYTLCDPKHPITFEPIQFPEPVIFVSLEPKTKMDDEKLDNALKYLQVEDPTFRVKIDEETGQRIISGMGELHLDIITDRLKREYGVDCYVSKPQVSYRETITQPAIAEGRFIKQTGGKGQYGVVKLQLSPLNKEGIVINNKIKEGTIPKQFIPAIEKGIKEQCETGIYMGYPIVNIEVNIIDGSYHPVDSSELSFQVAAQLAMREAFMNGKPILLEPVMSLEIVVPEDYLGDVLNDLNSRKAQILNIETNKKEKIITATLTLAKSFGYATDLRSVTQGRGIYTMQFSHYAPKED